TGCCATTGTTTAAAAAGTGATCGGTATTTGAACGGTGGGTATTGTAAATACTTTTGTTGTAGGCAAGGATCTCGTTGTGTCGATCTACAAATGCATACATTTTTTCCGATGGGAGCACCAATGCGTAGGGTTTAAAATTACCGGGGATCACATCTTTTCTGAACTGCGGATTGAGGCCTCTCAGCTCTTCAACCGGAATCTCCAAAACGGCTGCTACCTGATCAAGATGCAAACGTTCGTTCACATGTACCGTATCAAGTGCTGTGAGAGAGGTTTGCATATGTGCCGGACAGATGTTGTGGTCGGCATAATGGTGCATGATATAATTGGCTGCGATGAAAGCAGGTACGTAGCCTCTTGTTTCGCGCGGCAGTCTGTAATAGATCTGCCAGTAGTCGCGCTTACCACCGCTACGGGCAATGGCTTTGTTCACGTTCCCCGGGCCACAGTTGTATGCGGCAATCACAAGGTTCCAGTCGTGATAGATTGCATACAGATCTTTCAGATAGCGCACCGCAGCCTCTGTCGCTTTGTGAGGATCCCTCCGCTCATCCACGAGGCTGTTCACCTCCAGGCCATAGCCTTTTCCGGTGCGCAGCATGAACTGCCAAAGGCCGGTAGCTCCCGCCCGTGAGACGGCAACCGGATTGAGTGCCGACTCGATCACAGGAAGATACTTCAGCTCCAGGGGAAGACCTTCCCTGTCGAGCGCCTGTTCAAACAGTGGGAAGTAATAGTCGCCAAGCGCAAGCATATAGCTCACCTGTTCCCTTCGGCGGGAAGCATACATCTCGATGTAACGTTTCACCACACTGTTGAATGAGAGCTCCATCAACGTTGGCATGCTGTGAAGCCGAGAGATGTAGACCGAATCGGGAAAAAGCACATTTGCTCCGCGCATGCACTCCTCATCACTCTCGTTGAGATCAATCTGCCAGTCACGCAGCAACTCACTTAGTTGACCGGTCATGCTTTCGGGAAATACGATGGCATTGTCGGTAATGCTATCATTCTCTGCCGGCCTTGGTTCCTGGGCCCTTGCGAAAGAAATCAGCCATATAGAGCAAAGTGCGAGCAGGACATTTTTATTCATACGAATCATATTTTACATCTGTTGTACCCGGTGAACCTTTAAGATTAAAGTGTGCTGCGAAGCAACCTCCAACCGAGTATCATTAAAAATTAAAACTGAGCTGCAATCCATAAGAGGAGGCAGCCGAAATACCGGTTTGTGGTTCTCTGAGAACAGCCGGAGCCAGTTGCATGGAGAGATCAGTGCTCATGTCAAAATCGAACAGCTGGGCATCCACATAGGCATCGACCATCGCAAGCATATACAATGCCACTGTGCCAATGATGCTCAGATCGCGGTAATATCTGTAATAATCTTTTCTCTTCTGCAATACATCAGTGAACCATTTCTGGTCAATCGTTTCCGGATCTCTGCCGTATGGGAGCAGGTCATGCCAGCGATTGGTTTCGGGATTGCTGTCCATGATATCTTGGTAAGCCCCCAGATAATCACGATACAACCCGTTGTTCCAGGTGATGGCGTAGGTGAAGCCCACAAATCCGCCGTAGAGGATGGGTAACTTCCAGTATTTCCTGTTGTACACTTGTCCCATACCGGGAAAGATAGCAGAATAGAGAACTGCCTTTCGTGGAGTGGGACGAAAACTCTCGGAAGAAGCAAAAAAAGAGTCTGATGGTGTGGCGACGAGAAGGGAATCAACCGCATCACGAAATGTGACGGTGTCAACTGTTTGGGTTAAGACTGAATCAGGAGGCAACAGTTCATCCTCAGGAGACATTGCAGGGGCAGTGATTTCCTGTGCCTGCAGCAATGTTGATCCAAAGGCAAAGATCAAACCGAGTAGAAATGCAGCTTGCTTCATCCTGCGCTCATTTATTCATTTTGTCGAACATCACGATCAGCCGTTCCAGCTCCTCAGGTGTGTGAAACGGGATGGTGATTTTTCCTTTCCCGCTCTTGTTGCAGGTAAACTGGACATCGGTACGGAAATAGGTGGAGAGGTGCTGCTTCAATGCATCAAACTCACCATCCTGCATCTGCCGGGAGAGACGATCTCCTGAACTTCTCTTTCTGCTTGACTTCGGTTTGACGCTGTCAGCATCACTCTTCTCCCGTACCATCATCTCTACCTTGCGTACAGAAAGGCCCTCTTCGATAATGTTGTTGTAAATGGCCAACTGTGTCACCGGATCATCAATGGTGACCAGTGCACGGGCATGCCCCATTTCTATTTTCTTGTCCTTGACACCCATCTGCACTTCGGCAGGGAGTTTCAACAAACGCAGATAGTTAGTCACCGTGGCTCTTTTCTTGCCCACCCGTTCGCTTAATTGCTCCTGCGTGAGGGAGAGGGTTTTGATGAGGGTCTGGTATGCCAGGGCTATCTCTATTGAGTTAAGGTCTTCCCGTTGTATGTTCTCGATGAGCGCCATCTCCATGGTCTCATCTTCATCGGCAATCTTAATATACGCGGGAATGGAATGGAGACCCGCCATCTGCGAAGCACGGTAGCGCCGCTCACCGGCAATGATTTGATAACTCTCTTCATCCAGTTTGCGTAGCGTGACAGGCTGGATCACACCAATGGAGCGGATAGAAGCAGCCAGCTCATTCAAACCCTCCTCGCTGAATGCCCTCCGCGGCTGATCGGGGTTGGGAATGATCTTGTCAAGTTCCACCTCACTGATGGAAGATGAACCACTGGCCTCACTCTCATTGAAGGTGATCAGCGCGTCCAAACCTCTTCCTAATGCATTTTTTTTCGCCATCGTTCATCGGGTTAGGGTGCAAAGTTAGGATTTTTTTTCGATAAGCTCTTGTGCCAGCTGCATGTGGTTGATGGCTCCACGGGAACCGGCATCATACATCAATGCCGGTTTGGCATGGCTTTGTGACTCGCTGAGAGTGATATTTCGCTGAATAACAGTGTTAAAAACCAACTCCTTGAAATGGTGTTTCACCTCCTCGTAGATCTGGTTGTGGAGGCGCAGGCGGGAGTCGTACATGGTGAGTACAAAACCCTCAATTTCCAATCGCCTGTTCAACTTCGACTTGATAATCTTGATGGTATTGAGCAACTTGCTTAACCCCTCCAGTGCAAAATATTCGCATTGAACCGGAATCATCACTGCGTCGGCTGCCGTGAGCGCATTTACCGTAATGATCCCCAGTGATGGAGAGCAGTCGATCAAAATGAAATCATAGGCATCGTTGAGCGGCAGCAACAGGTCGCGTAGTCTGCGTTCTCTGTTTTCCATCTGCACCATCTCCAGCTCTGCCCCAACTAGGTTGATGTGCGAGGAGATGATGTCAATATGTTCAAACGGAGTATGGTGTACCGCCTCGCGTGGTGCGCACTTACCAATCAGTCCTTCATAGATTGTGTTTTTGACCTTCTTGATATCAATACCCAATCCGGAGGAGGCGTTCGCCTGCGGATCGGCATCCACAACAAGTACTTTTTTTTCCAGTGCGGCAAGAGATGCCGCCAGGTTAATCGTGGTGGTTGTTTTCCCCACCCCTCCTTTTTGATTTGCCAGTGCGATGATCCTACCCATATATCCTCATTTACAGCCACCTATCTTTTCTCATCACAGAAAAGAGAAAGAATACCGAATCAATGAAACACGGCACTTCCCCAAGGGCTTTTTGAAGGGGCAAAATAAGCAATAATTCAAATAATACTGTGTTAATTAATGAAAAGGTTCGCTATTTTGTTGATAAATCAGAAAAGTGGCTGTCATTCTCCCACTACTCCCACAAAAAATCAGTGTCCTTACCGTGCCGACCCAGCAAGTTATCCTTTTCAAAGAAAAACTGCTCTTCACCAAATGCAGGCACCAATTCATCAAACCAGGTGGCTTTCTTGTCATATTTCGCAAAAAATGGAATATCTACCAGATTTGGATTGCGACACTGAATGAAACGCAGAACAAAGACCTTTTCACCTTGCACCTCGGTTACGCCCAATATTTGAATCTTACCGGGGTTGGCACTCATGCTCGGACCCCGCACCGTTCGTGCCACACCGCTCACGTTGCGATAAGCCTTGCGGAAGATCTTCCAGGCCTTCTCCAGTGGCACATCAAAGAATGCCTTTGATCCTGTATCACGCGCCACAAACATATAGTAGGGAATCAATCCGAGGTTGACCTGATCTCTCCACATCGTGGCCCACAACTGAGAATCATCGTTTATATGACGCAGCAGGGGCGACTGTGTCCTGATTTGAGCACCTGTGTTGCGGATTCGATCAATTGCCTGCTTTACAGCATCGGTTGAGAGCTCCACGGGATGATTGAAATGGGCCTGAAACGCGAGGTGCTTACCCGCCTTGGTCACCTTCTCGAAGAGTCGCATCAAATCGTCGGCATCCTTGTCGGTAAGAAATCGATAGGGCCAATAGCCAAGTGTTTTAGATCCGATTCGGATGGTACGGATATGCTCATATTCCTTTGTCAACAAAGGCTCTATATAAGCAGCCATGATATTTGTTTTGGCAGTAAGGGGATCACCGCCGGTAAAGAGTACATCTGACACCTTGGTATGCTTCTTCAGATAACGGTGCAACAGATCGGCCTCCTTCATGGCAAATTTCAACTCGTTCATGCCGGAGAACTGTGGCCAACGAAAGCAAAAGGTGCAATAGGCATGACAGGTCTGCCCCTGGCTGGGAAAGAATAGTACCGTTTCACGATACTTATGCTGCATGCCATGCAACTTGATACCATCAATTGAGGGTACGTTGTGCTCTTGTCCCGCAGGATTGGGGTTCAGTTTGAGACGGATTTCATGTACCCGCTTCTTCAACCCGGCCTCATCATTGTTGTCGAGCAGTTTCTTCACTTGTTCGTAATGAGACTTGGAGAGCATCTCCTTGCGGGGGAAGGTAAGCGTGAAGATAGGATCGTTGGGTACGTTATCCCAGTTAATCAGCTCCTCTACCACATAATTGTTCGACTTGAAAGGCAACACCTGACCCACTACCCTGATGGCCTCACGTTCCTCTTCAGTGAGCCTCTGCAACTGAGGCAGGTCGTTGTAGTTGCGAAGAATAAAATTCCTGTATTTCCGGGTTTCCATATTGAATCGTTCTTATGTTAGTTGATGAACCACAGGAGATGAAAGTAAATCCAGCCAGAAAAGTATGGGCAAAGAATAGAGATGCAGTTCAGAAAAACAAAAATAGTAAAAACCTATCAAAAAGACAAATTATCATGATTGCCAATTATGAATTTAGCATAAAAATAAACAGATTGATTGAATTCATCTCTGAACAAAAGATTTTTTTCAGAAATCAGTTCTATTTACAAATATAATGATTACTTTTGCCTCCCAATGAGTATGGTATATTCACATAGACACTCCCGCAAAGCTAACGACCTGGTCCGACGATGCTTTTAACAAATGCAGGCAATCCTATGCCTGTAGTTCTCTCGCTTTATACGTCGGTCTTTCGGCGTCAATCAACAACCATTTAATTTTTTTTTGTTTTAGGATGAATGTAGAAATTCATATAGCCAACAGCAGCTACATAGGGTACGCGCAGGAGATCTGCGACCTCATATACGAATCGGCACAAGCCCGGGGCACTGGTATTGCCCGGCGCAGTGCCGAATATGTGGCTGAAAAAATTGATGCCGGAAAAGCAGTGATTGCCCTTGACGGAGAACGCCTTGTGGGATTTGCCTATATTGAGACTTTCAGCCACCAGCGATTCGTGGCTAACTCGGGATTGGTGGTCCATCCCGACTATCGGAACCAGGGGCTGGCAAAAAAGATCAAAAGAAGGATCTTCGATTTATCGCGCAAGCTGTACCCCAACGCCAAGATCTTCAGTATCACCACCGGTCTTGCGGTGATGAAGATGAATACCGAATTGGGATTTAAGCCGGTCACCTTTTCCGAGCTGACCGACGATGCAGAATTCTGGAAGGGTTGTCAGGGATGTCGCAACTATGACATCCTACAGCGCAACAGCCACAAGATGTGCCTTTGCACTGGTTTGCTCTTTGACCCCAAGGCAAAACCCGTGCAGGAGGCGAGTCCCTTTGCCAAAAAAGTGGTCAAACCGGTTATAAAGACGAGGAAAACAAATAAAATGTTTAAGAAATGAAGGAAAAAGTAGTATTGGCATTCAGCGGCGGTCTCGACACGTCGTTTTGTGTACCCTGGCTGATGAATGAGAAAGGGCTGGATGTGCACACCGTGATTGTAAACACCGGCGGGTTCTCTGCCGAAGAGGCGAAACAGATTGAAGAGCGTGCCCTCACGCTGGGTGCTGCCTCACATACCTGCATCGACGCCGTGGATGATTACTATGCCCGCGGAATCAAATACCTGATATTCGGCAATGTGTTAAAAAATAACACCTACCCCCTCTCGGTTAGTTCTGAACGATTCTTTCAGGCAATGGCAGTGCTGGATCACGTAAAGAAGGTAGGTGCAGAATACGTGGCACATGGCAGCACCGGCGCCGGCAACGACCAGGTGCGCTTCGATCTGGTATTCGAAGTACTGGCACCCGAGGTGATGATTCTGGCTCCCATCCGGGAGCTGGCGCTGTCGCGCCAGCAGGAGATTGATTACCTCAAGGAGAAAGGATTTGATTTCTCCTGGGAGAAATCGAAATACTCCATCAACCAGGGTATCTGGGGCACTAGCGTGGGAGGCGTGGAGACATTGAAATCTTCCGGCGTGCTGCCTGAAGAGGCTTACCCTTCACAGGTGACAGCCGGTGGGGCGGAACGCATCACCATCGGATTTGCAAAAGGGGAACCGGTGTCGTTCAACGGTGAAAAGATGAACCCTGTTGCACTGATACACCATTTACATAAGGTAGCATCTAAATATGGCATCGGTCGCGATGTGCATGTGGGTGACACCATCATCGGCACAAAAGGAAGGGTGGCTTTTGAAGCACCGGCTCCGCTGATCATCGTGAAGGCACACCACCTGCTTGAGAAGCATGTGCTCACAAAGCAGCAGCTCTATTGGAAGGATCAGCTTTCCAACTGGTATGGACAGCTGATGCACGAGGCACAATACCTTGAGCCGGTGATGCGCAACATCGAAACCTTCCTCACCGATACTCAGCAATTTGTGACCGGCGAGGTGCAGATAGAGTTGCGGCCCTACCACTTTGCGGTGTTGGGTTGCACCAGCGACCATGACCTGATGAGTTCCCGTTTTGGTGAGTATGGCGAATCGAACAAATCATTCTCCGGACAGGATGTGGTGGGCTTCACCAGGGTGACCGCCAATCCGCTGAAAATTTACTATACCATCCACGATCATGATCAGAGTTAGCATAGCAGGCGGAACGGGATACACGGCAGGAGAGCTGTTGCGTATCCTGCTGCGTCACCCACAGGTAGAAATAGAATCAGTGATCAGCACCACCTCTGTAGGGATACCGGTAGCCGAGGTGCACCGGGACCTGCTGGGGGAAACCGATCTGATTTTCACTGAAACATTCAACCATCCCGATGTGATCTTCCTTTGCCTTGGCCACGGTCTCTCGCGTAATTTCCTTGAAAAAAACCAACTTCCGCAGGGTTGTAAGGTCATCGACCTGGGCAATGACTTCCGCAATGAACCTGTTTTTGAAGGGAAGGAGTTCATTTTCGGGCTGTGCGAACTAAACAGGGAAAAGATCCGCAATACAGACCAAGTGGCCAACCCGGGATGTTTTGCCACCTCCATCATGCTGGCACTACTGCCCCTGGCTGCTGAGAACCTGCTGAAAGAGGAGATCCACGTGCATGCCATCACCGGCTCTACCGGTGCCGGCAAGAAACCGGGGGAAACCACCCATTTCAGCTATCGCGACAACAACCTGTCGGTTTACAAGCCTTTCACGCACCAGCACCTGGAAGAGATCGGCAATACATTGATGGCAGCCGGGAGCAGCAATCTGCCACAGATCAATTTTGTGCCGATGCGTGGCGATTTCACCCGCGGCATCTTTGCCAGCGTCTACACCAAATGGATGGGCACGATGTCGGGAAAGGAGATGATTGAACGATACAAGGCATACTATGCTTCTTCACCCTTCGTCTTTGTTTCTGATAAGAGCATCAGCCTGAAAGAGGTGGTGAACAGCAACAAAGGACTGCTGCACATAGATTTTCACAACGGATACATCCACATCACCTCCATCATCGACAACCTGGTGAAAGGAGCCTCCGGACAGGCGGTGCAGAACATGAACCTGATGTTCGGGCTGGATGAAACAATTGGGCTGAAACTGAAAGGAACAGCATTTTAAAGACATTCAGACAGATGGGTGTGAAGCTATGAGAATGTGAGGACTGGGCAACTTTCAATCGAGGCTTCAGAGAATCAACGAATCAACAAATCAGCATATGAGACTTTTCGATGTGTACAGCTTATGGGATATTGAACCGGTAAAGGGGAACGGATGCCGGGTTTGGGATAAAAACGGTACGGAGTACCTTGATCTCTATGGTGGTCATGCAGTGATCTCAATAGGACACTCACACCCCCGACAGGTAGAGGCGTTGCAAAAACAGGTCGCTAAGCTTGGGTTCTACTCCAATTCGGTACAGAACTCACTGCAGCTGGAACTGGCTGAGAAACTGGGTGAACTGAGCGGCTACCCGGACTACTCCCTCTTTCTCTGTAACTCAGGAGCCGAAGCAAACGAGAATGCATTGAAGCTGGCCTCATTCCACACCGGAAGGAGTCGGGTGATCGCATTCAGTGAAGCATTCCACGGCCGCACCTCCGGTGCTGTGGCGGTGACAGACAACCCGGCAATACAAGCCCCCTTTAACAAGGGACACCAGGTGACCTTCCTGCCATTGAACAACCCGGAAGTTGTGGGACAAGAGTTGCAAAAAGGAGATGTGGCAGCGGTACTGATTGAGGGAATACAAGGTGTTGCGGGCATTTATACTCCCGACAATACTTTTCTGAAGGCTTTGCGCGAACTTTGCAGCCTTTATGCAACTCCGTTGATTCTCGATGAGATTCAATCGGGATATGGTCGTACCGGTGATTTCTTCGCCCACCAGGCTGCCGGCATCCGGCCAGACATCATTACCACAGCCAAAGGGATGGGCAATGGCTTCCCTATCGGAGGAGTGTTGATATCACCTCATTTCGAAGCCAAAAAAGGAATGCTGGGGACCACCTTCGGCGGCAATCACCTGGCCTGTGTAGCCGCAATCGCGGTGCTTGACGTGATGAAGGAGGAGTCTTTGATGGCAAATGCCCGGAAAACAGGTGATCACCTTATGAAGGAAATCTCCAGGCTGGAAGGGATTACAGAGATTCGCGGCCGGGGACTGATGATCGGAATATCATTTCAACCTCATCTTTCTGGGATCAGGAACGAGCTGCTCTTCCGCCACCATATCTTTACCGGAGGTGCAAAGAACAATGTGATGCGGTTGCTGCCCCCACTGTCCATCACAAAGGCAGAAGCGAATCAATTTCTGGCAGCGCTGCGGGAATCAATCGAGGCTACAGTGAAATCAATCTGATGAATCGAAACAATAAAAAGAGGTATATGAAACATTTTACTTCCGTACAGGATATCGGAGACCTGCAACAGGCGCTGGAAAAAGCAAGATTTGTAAAGGAGAACCCATTTGCCGATCAGGCACTGGGACGCAACAAAACCCTGATGCTGATTTTCTTCAATTCAAGCCTTCGCACACGACTGAGTACCCAGAAAGCAGGTATGAATCTGGGCATGAACGTGATGGTGCTCGACATCAACCAGGGTGCCTGGAAGCTGGAAACAGAAAGAGGCGTGGTGATGGATGGCGATAAGCCGGAGCACATCCTGGAAGCAATACCGGTGATGGGTTCCTATTGCGATGTCATCGGTGTCCGCTCATTCGCCCAGTTCGAGAACAAGGAAGACGACTACAACGAAGTGATTCTGAATCAATTCATTCGTTACTCCGGTAAACCTGTGTTCAGCATGGAGGCGGCGACACGCCATCCGCTGCAAAGCTTTGCCGACCTGATCACCATCGAGGAGCACAAAAGGAATGAGCGCCCCAAGGTGGTACTCACCTGGGCACCTCATCCACGCGCACTGCCACAGGCGGTACCCAACTCATTTGCCGAATGGATGAATGCTGCAGACTATGAGTTTGTGATTACTCACCCGAAGGGATATGAACTGGATCCTCAATTTGTGGGTAATGCAACGGTAGAGTATGACAAAGTGAAAGCCTACCGGAATGCAGATTTCATCTACGCGAAGAACTGGGCCGCATACAGTGATCCGAACTACGGCAAGGTGCTCTCCACCGACCGCTCCTGGACGGTTGATGGATCCAAGATGGCTTTGACAAACGATGCCTGGTTCATGCACTGTCTCCCTGTTCGACGCAACATGATTGTCACCGACGAGGTGATTGAGAGTCAACACTCCATCGTAATCCCGGAGGCAGCCAACAGGGTGGTATCGGCACAAACCGTACTCAAGGAAATCCTTCTGTCCATCTAAAATTTGTAACTGAGTAAGCTTGCAGTTTCAAAATAGTCAAAAGCTGACAGCTGAATGCTGATTGTAAAAAAAACATGAAAGAGAAAATTTCCATCGTAAAAATCGGCGGCAACATCGTTGACAACCCTGAGGCATTGCAGGCTTTCCTGGCAGACTTCAGAGAACTGGAAGGCAGGAAGGTACTGGTACACGGGGGGGGGGTGCTGGCCTCGAAGATGGCCCGACAGCTGGGCATCGAGACAAAGATGGTGGAAGGCAGGCGAATTACAGATGAAAATACGATAAGGCTAGTGACCATGGTGTATGCCGGTTGGATCAACAAGAGCATCGTCGCCCTGCTGCAACAAATCGGCTGCAATGCCCTCGGCCTCTCAGGTGCTGATGCCAACGTGATCCCTTCTGTACGCCGCTCACCTGAACCAATCGATTTCGGGTTCGTAGGTGATCCCGACCCGGCGAAGATCAACGCACCCTTTATTGCCCAGCTCGTGGACAATGGCATCGTCCCTGTTTTCTGTGCCATCACGCACGACGGCCAGGGCTCACTGCTGAACACCAATGCCGACACCATCGCTTACTCGGTAGCCACTGCCCTCTCGGCTCATTTTGAAACGACCCTCTTTTACTGTTTTGAAAAAGAGGGGGTATTAAGGGATCTCAATGATACGGAGAGCCTGATCCCAACAATGAGACAGGAAGAGTGTGACACACTGAAAAAAGAGGGCATCATTGCAGACGGCATGATCCCGAAGCTGGACAACTCTTTCAGGGCAATCAGTCAGGGAGTATCGAAGGTGATAATCCTGCATGCAAAAAATCTGCTGACAGGAAAAGGCACCCTTTTAACAGGATCATGATCAAAGAAAAAAACTATTCCATTGTTCAAACTCATTCTATCTGACCCGAACCATCCTATGAACAGTACGCCACATATAGCCAATGAGCTCCTGCGAAAGCTGATATCAATCAGCTCTTTCTCCGGAAAGGAAGATGAACGGGCCGATTTGCTGACAAGGTTTTTTACTGAACGGGGCATCACGGTTGAACGGCATGGGAACAACCTGGTCATGCGAAACCAGTCTACCGACCGCTATAGGCCAACCCTGATGCTCAACTCACACATCGACACGGTACAACCTGCATCAGGCTACAGCTTCGACCCCTTCAACCCGCCTCTCTCCGACACCCATATCTACGGATTGGGCAGCAACGATGCGGGTGTCAGCGTGGTGGCGATGATCATGACCTTCCTTCACTTTTATGGGGAATCACTTCCCATTAACCTTGTGTTGGCCCTCACGGCAGAGGAGGAAAACTCGGGACCCGCCGGAATGAGCCATCTATGGCAACAACTCAGACAAGAGGTAGATATGGCAATCATCGGCGAACCCACAGGAATGAGGGCCGCGATCGCGGAAAGAGGGCTTCTGGTGATTGACGGCGAAGCAAAGGGTGTGAGCGGACACGCCGCCCGTGATGAGGGAACAAATGCACTCTACATCGCAATGGAAGATATCACCACCCTTCGTTCGGCCGGATTTGACCGGATCTCCCCCACGATGGGAGCGGTAAAGCTCACGGTGACACAGATCCAGGCAGGGACACAGCACAACGTGGTACCCGATTGTTGTCGTTTTGTGGTGGACATACGCCCCACGGAGCAGTACAGCAACAGCGAGTTAATGGAAATGTTGCAGCCTTTGGTGAAGAGCAAGCTCACAGCGCGCTCATTGACCAACCGAAGCTCTGCCACTCCCGCCGATCACCTTCTGCTAAAGTGTGTGGAAGCGATGGGCATTGAGAGCTACACCTCTCCAACCACCTCCGACTGGATGCGGATCACCTGTCCGGCCGTGAAGATGGGTCCGGGTGAGTCGGCACGCTCCCACCAGGCCGATGAATATGTACTGACGGCCGAACTGGAACAGGGTATCGACAGATACATTGCATTTATCACAAAACTGGCAAATTTAAGCGACAACTGATTTGCCACAAGTGGTAACAGCTTAAAAGTTAAAGCATACAGCATACAGAAAAAATACAACTATGGCAAAAATATGGGACAAAGGCTTTGATGCCAACAAACAGGTGGAAGCCTTCACAGTAGGCAACGACAGAGAACTGGATCAGAGGCTCGCAAAACATGATATCAAGGGATCAATGGCTCATATCCGCATGCTTGCTGCCATC
This genomic window from Dysgonomonadaceae bacterium zrk40 contains:
- a CDS encoding N-acetylornithine carbamoyltransferase translates to MKHFTSVQDIGDLQQALEKARFVKENPFADQALGRNKTLMLIFFNSSLRTRLSTQKAGMNLGMNVMVLDINQGAWKLETERGVVMDGDKPEHILEAIPVMGSYCDVIGVRSFAQFENKEDDYNEVILNQFIRYSGKPVFSMEAATRHPLQSFADLITIEEHKRNERPKVVLTWAPHPRALPQAVPNSFAEWMNAADYEFVITHPKGYELDPQFVGNATVEYDKVKAYRNADFIYAKNWAAYSDPNYGKVLSTDRSWTVDGSKMALTNDAWFMHCLPVRRNMIVTDEVIESQHSIVIPEAANRVVSAQTVLKEILLSI
- the argB gene encoding acetylglutamate kinase, giving the protein MKEKISIVKIGGNIVDNPEALQAFLADFRELEGRKVLVHGGGVLASKMARQLGIETKMVEGRRITDENTIRLVTMVYAGWINKSIVALLQQIGCNALGLSGADANVIPSVRRSPEPIDFGFVGDPDPAKINAPFIAQLVDNGIVPVFCAITHDGQGSLLNTNADTIAYSVATALSAHFETTLFYCFEKEGVLRDLNDTESLIPTMRQEECDTLKKEGIIADGMIPKLDNSFRAISQGVSKVIILHAKNLLTGKGTLLTGS
- a CDS encoding M20/M25/M40 family metallo-hydrolase, translating into MNSTPHIANELLRKLISISSFSGKEDERADLLTRFFTERGITVERHGNNLVMRNQSTDRYRPTLMLNSHIDTVQPASGYSFDPFNPPLSDTHIYGLGSNDAGVSVVAMIMTFLHFYGESLPINLVLALTAEEENSGPAGMSHLWQQLRQEVDMAIIGEPTGMRAAIAERGLLVIDGEAKGVSGHAARDEGTNALYIAMEDITTLRSAGFDRISPTMGAVKLTVTQIQAGTQHNVVPDCCRFVVDIRPTEQYSNSELMEMLQPLVKSKLTARSLTNRSSATPADHLLLKCVEAMGIESYTSPTTSDWMRITCPAVKMGPGESARSHQADEYVLTAELEQGIDRYIAFITKLANLSDN